Proteins from a single region of Abyssalbus ytuae:
- a CDS encoding Pycsar system effector family protein — MSDIINKAEMYVSNLLSKELDRNYLYHNLRHTQRVVKSTKELIENCKIDNKQKEILMLAAWFHDTGYIKGCEKHEEKSCEIVKQFLKENQVEEEIAREVCKTIQATARKSNPENILEEIIRDADSSHFSKASYLDTCELLRQELANLGIVNYTIDEWRKENIKMLGTEHRYYTNYAQENWTPKKLKNIAKLAKTEKKEELKEKKEELKVKLKNESPERGIQTLYRVTLRNHIKLSDIADTKANILLSVNAIIISLAMANLIPKLDSFTHRHLVLPSLILILFSVASIIFAIMSTRPNVTSGEFTEEDVAKRRVNLLFFGNFHKMPFDKYEKALDEMIRDKQYIYHSLTKDLYYLGIVLARKYKLLRTTYTIFMIGIIISVIAYIIAFVLL, encoded by the coding sequence ATGTCTGATATAATAAATAAGGCCGAAATGTATGTGAGTAATTTATTGTCAAAAGAACTTGACAGGAACTACTTATATCATAATTTAAGACATACCCAGCGTGTAGTTAAAAGTACTAAAGAATTAATTGAAAATTGTAAAATTGATAATAAACAAAAAGAAATACTCATGTTGGCGGCATGGTTTCATGATACCGGGTATATAAAAGGGTGCGAAAAGCATGAAGAAAAGAGCTGTGAAATTGTCAAACAATTTTTAAAGGAAAACCAGGTAGAAGAAGAGATTGCCCGGGAAGTTTGTAAAACCATTCAGGCAACGGCCCGAAAATCAAACCCTGAAAATATTCTGGAAGAAATTATAAGGGATGCCGATTCCTCACATTTTTCCAAAGCGAGTTACCTTGATACCTGCGAACTGTTAAGGCAGGAACTGGCCAATTTGGGTATTGTAAATTATACTATAGATGAATGGAGAAAAGAAAATATAAAAATGCTGGGGACTGAACATAGGTACTATACAAACTACGCACAGGAAAACTGGACCCCCAAAAAATTAAAAAATATAGCCAAGCTTGCCAAAACAGAGAAAAAGGAAGAATTGAAAGAGAAAAAAGAGGAACTGAAAGTGAAATTAAAAAATGAAAGCCCGGAAAGAGGTATTCAAACTTTATACAGGGTAACATTGAGAAACCATATAAAACTAAGTGATATTGCCGATACTAAAGCTAACATCCTTCTATCGGTAAATGCAATTATAATTTCCCTGGCTATGGCTAATTTAATACCAAAACTGGACAGTTTTACACACAGGCATTTGGTACTGCCCAGCTTAATACTTATATTATTTAGTGTTGCTTCCATAATCTTTGCCATTATGTCTACCAGGCCTAATGTAACCAGTGGCGAATTTACCGAAGAAGATGTAGCCAAGCGCAGGGTTAACCTTTTATTTTTTGGTAATTTTCATAAAATGCCTTTTGATAAATACGAAAAAGCGTTGGATGAAATGATAAGGGATAAACAATATATTTATCATTCATTAACCAAGGATTTATATTATCTGGGAATAGTACTGGCAAGAAAATATAAACTATTGCGTACTACATATACCATATTTATGATAGGGATTATAATATCGGTAATCGCTTATATAATTGCTTTTGTACTTCTATAA